A part of Limihaloglobus sulfuriphilus genomic DNA contains:
- a CDS encoding DUF4139 domain-containing protein encodes MRKTILFLAITAICLPAYSEEILKEDILKVALFKNGMGFFVSQVDVPAGADSVIIRPQVVPSLGSCWLSSGGGLMLKSAVASEVDIHETEQAVSLMQLLSGNVGKTATIRYGEEQVVVGEIQLVPKIEPQPPIRPYEPGKADNGRNRRPWYSEPQMMLVKTEQGLTAINPQQVWAVDFSDADISSDAIITTSGVELKVTFKDNTSGGKLGLCYLAKGITWSPSYIFDITEDKARFTAKGLVINEAADLEGVELLLATGFPNIQFADTYSPLGMKYSLSDFLNQLAGSGSDESRRLARGMGGNVMMQKAAFDMAESAAPAAPDYGTAAQGISNEDLFFYPVDSVTLKTDETGYYPLFTEELEYKHIYTWKVDQPEPVQRYNRGDDSSKEEIWHCIRFDNTTGMPLTTSPAQIVKNDLILGQDTLNYTPIGQEATVKITQALDIKAEKLDYESRREREVKTFYGNKYDLITFECKLSVTNHKAEDVSLEIERTFIGRVIDKSHKETKEKVSTPLGSVNPRTNVTWNLDVKAGETAEITCQYQAYAYRDNIY; translated from the coding sequence ATGCGAAAAACGATTTTATTTTTAGCCATCACAGCAATTTGTTTGCCCGCCTACAGTGAAGAAATCCTGAAAGAGGATATACTCAAGGTTGCCCTGTTTAAAAACGGGATGGGTTTCTTTGTTTCTCAGGTCGATGTCCCCGCCGGCGCAGACTCGGTTATAATCCGCCCGCAGGTTGTTCCCTCGCTGGGCAGCTGCTGGCTGAGCAGCGGCGGCGGGCTGATGCTGAAATCCGCTGTTGCCTCTGAGGTGGATATCCATGAAACAGAGCAGGCCGTATCGCTAATGCAGCTTCTCAGCGGCAACGTCGGTAAAACAGCTACAATCCGCTACGGCGAAGAACAGGTCGTTGTCGGCGAGATACAGCTTGTTCCCAAAATCGAGCCGCAGCCGCCGATAAGGCCGTATGAGCCGGGAAAGGCGGATAACGGCCGAAACCGCAGGCCATGGTACAGCGAGCCGCAGATGATGCTGGTAAAGACAGAGCAAGGACTCACAGCGATTAACCCGCAGCAGGTATGGGCGGTTGATTTCTCGGATGCCGACATATCCAGCGATGCAATTATCACAACCTCCGGAGTAGAGCTGAAAGTTACGTTTAAAGACAATACTTCCGGCGGCAAACTTGGTCTATGCTATCTTGCCAAAGGAATTACCTGGTCGCCCAGCTATATATTTGATATAACAGAGGATAAGGCCAGATTTACCGCCAAGGGCCTTGTTATCAACGAGGCGGCAGACCTGGAGGGTGTAGAGCTTCTGCTGGCTACCGGTTTTCCGAATATCCAGTTCGCCGACACCTACAGTCCGCTGGGAATGAAATACAGCCTCTCCGATTTTCTCAATCAGCTTGCAGGCTCCGGCAGTGATGAAAGCCGGCGGCTTGCCCGTGGTATGGGCGGCAATGTCATGATGCAGAAGGCGGCGTTTGACATGGCAGAATCCGCCGCGCCGGCAGCTCCTGATTATGGAACCGCCGCACAGGGAATCTCGAACGAAGACCTGTTTTTCTACCCGGTAGATTCAGTAACACTAAAAACTGACGAAACGGGCTATTATCCGCTGTTCACAGAGGAGCTTGAATACAAGCATATTTATACGTGGAAAGTTGATCAGCCCGAGCCGGTGCAGCGTTACAATCGCGGCGACGACTCAAGCAAAGAAGAGATATGGCACTGCATCAGGTTTGACAATACAACCGGAATGCCCCTGACAACATCTCCGGCTCAGATCGTTAAGAACGATTTAATCCTGGGACAGGACACATTGAATTATACCCCCATCGGCCAGGAGGCTACCGTCAAGATAACCCAGGCTCTCGATATAAAGGCGGAAAAACTCGACTATGAGAGCCGCCGCGAGCGGGAAGTAAAGACGTTTTACGGCAATAAGTACGACCTGATAACCTTTGAATGTAAACTCTCGGTAACAAACCACAAGGCCGAAGATGTATCTCTCGAAATCGAGCGTACATTCATAGGCAGGGTGATTGATAAATCACACAAAGAAACAAAAGAAAAAGTCTCCACCCCGCTTGGTTCTGTAAACCCGCGGACAAATGTTACCTGGAATCTCGACGTAAAAGCCGGCGAGACTGCGGAGATAACCTGCCAATACCAGGCATACGCATACAGGGATAACATCTATTAA
- the ribA gene encoding GTP cyclohydrolase II: protein MKIHDIPEIVEELKQGRMIVLVDDEDRENEGDLVCPAQFTTPEIVNFMCKWGRGLICVPLEAERCDELNLHPQTSNNTAALGTAFTVSVDAREGITTGISAYDRSKTIMLLADPQTKARHLARPGHIFPLRANPGGTLVRAGQTEGSIDLMKVAGLTPAATICEIMAEDGTMLRGEGLSKYCREHNIKATSVEKIIEHRLQRETTIKRIQAVRMPTDYGEFTMIGYSSPSTPEPHLAFCKGDIGNLDKNGKPVPIDEPVLIRVHSECITGDLFRSQRCECGEQLETAMRMIQDHKKGVLIYLRQEGRGIGLANKLRAYKLQEDGLDTWDANVELGFAPDKRDYGIGAQILKDLGISKVRILTNNPKKVSRLKVYDIEVVEQLPIQIQAKPTNKQYLHTKKVRFGHILDEDL, encoded by the coding sequence TTGAAAATACATGACATACCAGAAATAGTAGAAGAGCTCAAACAGGGCAGGATGATCGTTCTTGTTGACGATGAAGACCGTGAGAATGAGGGCGACCTTGTATGCCCCGCCCAGTTCACCACGCCGGAGATAGTCAACTTTATGTGCAAATGGGGACGCGGGCTGATTTGTGTCCCGCTGGAGGCGGAACGCTGCGACGAGCTGAACCTGCACCCCCAGACAAGCAACAACACCGCCGCTCTGGGAACAGCTTTTACCGTAAGTGTTGACGCTCGCGAGGGTATAACAACCGGCATCAGCGCTTATGACCGCTCTAAGACTATTATGCTTCTTGCTGACCCGCAGACAAAGGCCCGCCATTTGGCCCGCCCGGGGCATATCTTCCCGCTCAGAGCCAATCCGGGCGGAACACTTGTAAGAGCAGGCCAGACTGAAGGCTCGATTGACCTTATGAAAGTTGCAGGGCTTACCCCCGCCGCGACTATATGCGAAATAATGGCAGAAGACGGCACCATGCTCAGAGGCGAAGGGCTGTCTAAATATTGCAGAGAACATAACATAAAAGCAACTTCCGTTGAAAAAATCATTGAACACCGCCTGCAGCGAGAAACTACAATCAAGCGAATCCAGGCCGTCCGGATGCCGACCGATTACGGCGAGTTTACAATGATAGGATACAGCAGTCCCAGCACACCCGAGCCGCACCTGGCGTTTTGCAAAGGCGACATCGGCAATCTGGACAAAAACGGAAAGCCGGTCCCGATAGATGAACCGGTTCTAATCCGGGTACACTCAGAATGTATTACCGGTGACTTGTTCAGGTCTCAGCGGTGTGAGTGCGGCGAACAGCTGGAAACAGCGATGAGAATGATACAGGACCATAAAAAAGGCGTCCTGATATACCTGCGGCAGGAAGGCCGCGGCATAGGGCTTGCCAATAAACTGCGGGCGTACAAACTCCAGGAAGACGGGCTGGATACCTGGGATGCTAATGTAGAGCTTGGATTTGCCCCTGACAAACGCGACTACGGCATAGGCGCTCAGATACTCAAAGACCTGGGGATAAGTAAGGTGAGAATCCTCACCAACAACCCCAAAAAGGTAAGTCGGCTCAAGGTTTATGATATCGAAGTCGTGGAGCAGCTTCCAATACAGATACAGGCAAAACCGACCAACAAACAGTACCTCCACACCAAAAAGGTTCGTTTCGGGCATATTCTTGATGAGGATCTTTGA
- a CDS encoding hydrolase has product MAQKTALVIIDVQEKLLSVMHEKDTLVKNICTLVKACRLLEIPVINCRQYPKALGETAAEIQELLTDEPVDKRCFSCAAGDDFQKRLKSTGCEKLILCGIEAHICVYQTARDLISAGFKVEIPADAVDSRTAENKQIAIERLRQEKALISSIEMSLFDMLETSEHPKFREVSRLIK; this is encoded by the coding sequence ATGGCACAAAAAACCGCTCTTGTGATAATCGATGTTCAGGAAAAACTGCTCTCTGTGATGCACGAGAAGGACACTTTAGTTAAGAATATATGCACACTGGTTAAGGCCTGCCGGCTGCTGGAGATTCCTGTTATCAACTGCCGCCAGTACCCCAAGGCGCTTGGAGAGACTGCCGCAGAAATACAGGAACTTCTTACAGATGAGCCGGTTGACAAACGCTGTTTCAGCTGTGCGGCCGGCGATGATTTCCAAAAGAGGCTCAAATCCACCGGCTGCGAGAAGCTGATACTATGCGGGATAGAGGCACACATCTGTGTTTACCAGACCGCCCGCGACCTCATCTCCGCCGGCTTTAAGGTAGAAATTCCGGCTGATGCTGTCGATTCCAGAACGGCTGAAAACAAGCAAATCGCTATTGAACGGCTGCGGCAGGAAAAAGCTCTCATAAGCAGTATAGAAATGTCGCTGTTTGACATGCTTGAAACATCAGAGCACCCGAAATTCCGTGAGGTCTCACGACTGATCAAGTAG
- a CDS encoding ATP-binding cassette domain-containing protein yields the protein MAQITISDMTFGFGEPPLFDGVNFNIESRRRICLLGRNGSGKTTLLKLIEGELEPLAGSIIKSPQLKIERLHQQVPPETSFGKTVYEMIIDGHGEAGRLIGEYHRTAVAAAQNHDEPGHLEKLEKLAARIEACGGWSLEKKVEATVSKMRLEAEALFDSLSAGLKRRVFLARAIINDPDVLLLDEPTNHLDVESVEYLEKFLLASTQTIIFVTHDRAFLRKIATQIVEIDRGRLISYECNYDEYLRRRDAAIEAELANNQRFDKLLAQEEAWIRRGIQGRRTRNEGRVRNLIELRNQRSQRRNIQGKAKISIQDSQQSGQLVAQFTDVSFRYPETEDNIIEKFTTLVLRGDKIGVIGPNGCGKTTLLRLILGQLNPTEGGLKTGKRLETVYFDQLHAQLEEDKSVLENVADGYQTIIFNGKTRSVIGYLQDFLFDPKRARGPVSSLSGGERNRLLLAKMFAKPSNMLVLDEPTNDLDMETLELLEELIADYPGTVLIVSHDREFLNNTVTCVYSFEGDAKVKEYAGGYDDYKYHSKPKKPESPAQKKTDNTKTKPKTEQKKLSYNEQREFDAIPDKIEELESQIAKIHADMADPEFFKSQGDKIAEKTKLLEELETQLENLYNRWQQLEEKYT from the coding sequence ATGGCACAGATAACTATAAGTGACATGACATTCGGCTTTGGAGAGCCTCCCCTTTTTGACGGCGTTAATTTTAATATTGAAAGCCGCCGGCGGATATGCCTGCTCGGGCGTAACGGCTCGGGCAAGACCACCCTGCTCAAACTTATCGAAGGAGAGCTTGAACCGCTTGCCGGCAGTATCATCAAAAGCCCTCAGCTCAAAATCGAAAGGCTGCACCAACAGGTACCGCCGGAGACCTCCTTCGGCAAGACAGTTTACGAGATGATAATTGACGGTCACGGCGAGGCGGGAAGACTTATCGGCGAATACCACAGAACGGCAGTCGCCGCGGCCCAAAACCATGACGAGCCCGGCCATCTTGAGAAACTCGAAAAACTCGCCGCACGTATCGAAGCCTGCGGGGGCTGGTCGCTGGAAAAAAAAGTGGAAGCTACCGTCAGCAAGATGCGTCTCGAGGCAGAGGCCCTGTTTGACAGCCTTTCTGCCGGACTCAAACGCCGCGTATTTCTGGCACGTGCTATAATAAACGACCCTGATGTCCTGCTGCTTGATGAACCCACAAACCATCTCGATGTGGAGTCTGTGGAGTATCTCGAGAAATTCCTGCTGGCAAGCACACAAACGATAATCTTTGTAACGCATGACAGGGCGTTTCTGCGGAAAATAGCCACACAAATCGTTGAGATTGACCGGGGCAGACTCATCAGTTATGAATGTAACTATGATGAATACCTGCGGCGGCGTGACGCGGCCATTGAGGCCGAGCTGGCAAACAACCAGCGGTTCGACAAACTGCTTGCCCAGGAAGAGGCATGGATTCGCCGCGGCATTCAGGGGCGGCGGACACGCAACGAGGGACGTGTGCGAAACCTTATAGAGCTGCGGAATCAGCGGTCGCAGCGGCGAAACATACAGGGAAAAGCGAAAATATCGATTCAGGACTCTCAACAGTCCGGCCAGCTTGTGGCGCAGTTCACGGACGTATCCTTCAGATACCCTGAAACTGAAGATAATATCATAGAAAAATTCACGACGCTGGTACTTCGCGGCGACAAGATCGGCGTAATCGGCCCCAACGGCTGCGGCAAAACAACACTGCTGCGGCTCATACTCGGCCAACTCAACCCCACCGAGGGCGGGCTGAAAACCGGCAAAAGGCTCGAAACCGTGTACTTTGACCAGCTTCATGCCCAGCTTGAAGAAGACAAATCCGTCTTAGAAAATGTCGCCGACGGTTACCAGACAATAATTTTCAACGGCAAAACACGCAGCGTAATCGGATATCTCCAGGATTTTCTTTTTGACCCAAAGCGTGCCAGAGGCCCGGTCTCGTCGCTTTCCGGCGGAGAGCGCAACAGGCTTCTGCTGGCGAAGATGTTCGCTAAACCCTCAAACATGCTGGTACTTGATGAGCCGACCAATGACCTCGACATGGAAACGCTGGAGCTGCTTGAAGAGCTGATTGCTGATTATCCCGGCACTGTGCTCATCGTTAGCCATGACAGGGAGTTTCTAAACAACACGGTTACTTGCGTATATTCTTTTGAAGGTGACGCAAAGGTAAAAGAATACGCCGGCGGGTACGATGATTACAAATACCACTCAAAACCCAAAAAACCGGAAAGCCCCGCGCAAAAAAAGACCGATAACACGAAGACCAAACCAAAAACCGAACAGAAAAAACTCTCCTACAACGAACAAAGAGAGTTTGACGCGATTCCTGATAAGATAGAAGAACTTGAATCTCAAATCGCAAAAATCCATGCCGATATGGCTGACCCTGAATTCTTCAAATCCCAGGGCGATAAGATCGCGGAAAAAACCAAACTTCTCGAAGAGCTTGAAACCCAGCTTGAAAACCTGTATAATCGCTGGCAGCAGCTCGAAGAAAAATACACATAA
- a CDS encoding HAD family hydrolase, whose amino-acid sequence MEQTNLKAVIFDFDGVIADSENLHFKAFEEIFRRYGFTLDRETYWKEFLGFTDLELFQEAAAKYGISYGTSYQNLISEKSEIFMDVVKTTSTVYPTIKDFVCSLRESGIRCAICSGASMLDIEIIFELDNELTGNNLAALFETIVTADDVSRGKPDPEGYLLAGSRLRKSDESLKNSDCLVIEDSSWGLMAAKAAGMKTLAVTNSYPGEILEQHAELVAPQLTPELIPQMKKIFG is encoded by the coding sequence ATGGAACAGACAAATTTAAAAGCTGTTATATTCGATTTCGACGGTGTTATAGCCGACTCGGAGAATCTTCACTTCAAGGCGTTTGAAGAAATCTTCCGCCGGTACGGCTTTACGCTTGACCGGGAGACCTACTGGAAAGAATTCCTCGGATTTACGGACCTGGAGCTGTTCCAGGAAGCCGCGGCTAAATACGGGATAAGCTATGGAACATCATACCAGAACCTCATCAGCGAAAAGTCTGAGATATTTATGGATGTTGTTAAAACCACAAGCACTGTGTATCCAACTATCAAGGACTTCGTATGCAGCCTTCGTGAATCCGGTATTCGCTGCGCAATCTGCTCGGGTGCCTCTATGTTAGATATAGAGATAATTTTCGAATTGGATAATGAGCTAACCGGAAACAATCTGGCTGCGTTGTTCGAAACCATCGTTACCGCCGACGATGTTAGCAGGGGAAAACCCGACCCGGAAGGCTATCTGCTCGCAGGCTCGCGGCTGAGAAAATCCGATGAGTCACTGAAAAACTCCGACTGCCTTGTAATAGAGGATTCGAGCTGGGGTCTGATGGCGGCAAAGGCTGCCGGTATGAAAACACTCGCGGTGACAAACAGCTACCCAGGAGAAATTCTTGAACAGCACGCAGAGCTGGTTGCCCCGCAGCTTACGCCGGAGTTAATACCTCAGATGAAAAAAATATTTGGCTGA
- the mtnN gene encoding 5'-methylthioadenosine/S-adenosylhomocysteine nucleosidase, with product MIQLKDGRLAGDTVLFISALEQELTDFISALDFERRNLGPLEYDLFSDPSGRRVIGHVCGVGKVNAAASAAAFLSHPEYNVSYVVSVGTAGGLDKSLKTGDIVVGRDFVQHDFDVSSVFPDCKPGQIPGCELFMKTLPPEMEAVLPADENLRVGTIISGDHFVNEGEKLAGFNPLAVEMEAAAMAQVCIRYNTPFLSIRVITDSADEEAANDWPKLFAKLSKISSGYAHRALNAFNQLSG from the coding sequence ATGATACAGCTGAAAGACGGCAGACTCGCCGGTGATACGGTTTTGTTCATAAGCGCTCTTGAACAGGAATTAACGGATTTTATCTCGGCTCTTGATTTTGAGCGCCGCAACCTCGGCCCGCTTGAGTATGACCTGTTCAGCGATCCAAGCGGCCGGCGGGTTATAGGGCACGTCTGCGGCGTGGGCAAGGTGAACGCGGCGGCTTCGGCGGCGGCGTTTCTATCGCATCCTGAGTATAACGTTTCGTATGTTGTCAGTGTTGGAACTGCCGGCGGCCTCGATAAATCGCTCAAGACGGGCGATATAGTGGTAGGGCGGGACTTCGTGCAGCATGATTTTGATGTGAGCAGTGTATTTCCGGACTGTAAGCCCGGGCAGATACCCGGCTGTGAGCTTTTTATGAAGACTCTGCCGCCGGAGATGGAGGCGGTTCTGCCGGCTGATGAGAATCTCAGGGTTGGCACAATTATCTCAGGCGATCATTTCGTGAATGAGGGCGAAAAACTCGCCGGATTCAATCCCCTGGCAGTTGAGATGGAAGCGGCGGCGATGGCGCAGGTATGCATTCGCTACAATACACCGTTTTTGTCCATACGTGTAATCACAGACAGTGCAGACGAAGAAGCGGCTAATGACTGGCCAAAGCTGTTCGCAAAGCTGTCAAAGATTTCCAGCGGCTATGCACATAGAGCCCTGAATGCGTTTAATCAGCTCTCTGGCTGA
- a CDS encoding ACT domain-containing protein, with protein sequence MTEILNVFVDNTPGRIKSVTETLARENVNIIAFAVHDKGEFGLMKLVATEPERAKLILAENGFACALREAMVVAVPDKPGNLNELTGILLEHGINISGIFGFVIEGGQTGICCLETSEPVTKALQSELEQAGFRILTSMTIF encoded by the coding sequence ATGACAGAGATACTGAACGTTTTTGTAGATAATACCCCGGGCAGAATAAAGTCCGTTACAGAGACGCTTGCCAGGGAAAATGTTAACATAATAGCTTTTGCCGTGCACGACAAAGGCGAGTTCGGCTTGATGAAACTTGTCGCGACAGAGCCGGAACGGGCAAAGCTCATTCTTGCGGAAAACGGTTTTGCCTGTGCACTGCGGGAGGCGATGGTTGTTGCCGTGCCGGATAAACCCGGAAACCTCAACGAGCTTACAGGGATACTCTTAGAGCACGGGATAAACATATCAGGCATCTTCGGCTTTGTCATAGAAGGCGGCCAGACGGGTATCTGCTGCCTTGAAACCTCAGAGCCTGTTACAAAGGCGCTGCAGAGCGAACTTGAGCAGGCGGGTTTTAGAATATTGACGTCAATGACGATATTTTAG
- a CDS encoding phenylacetate--CoA ligase family protein, translating into MQVNYWNKEIETADRAEIEAIQLEKLQHIIKAAFKTPFYSRHFKKLGIKSPRDIKTFEDFRKLPLVSKEDLRRGYPNGFLAGENYDDVVRMHSSSGTTGIPTVIYWNREDLEAATDLVARCLTAAGCTRSDIFQNMMSYGLFTGGLGLHYGAERLGMMVIPIGGGNTIRQINTMRDFGTTTLHITPSYLMHLATAIKEHGIALETLSLKRAIVGAEPHTEETRRKLEEIFNIDCYNCYGLSEMNGPGLAFECVYKNGLHIWEDSYILEIIDPATGELLPDGETGEVVVTCLNRRAMPLMRYRTRDLAHVYTDMCQCGRTHRRLSRIKGRTDDMLIINGVNVFPSQIEEVIMKIPEVGTNYMIHLTKSGAIDRLTVKVEIYSKMFSGDPVELDILKDKISEELRASIYIHPRVQLHEPGILPTFEGKGKRVVDERGEF; encoded by the coding sequence ATGCAGGTCAACTACTGGAACAAAGAAATTGAAACAGCCGATCGCGCAGAAATAGAAGCGATACAGCTGGAAAAACTTCAGCATATTATAAAGGCGGCGTTTAAAACACCGTTTTATTCCCGCCATTTCAAGAAACTGGGTATAAAATCGCCGCGGGATATAAAAACGTTTGAGGATTTCCGCAAACTGCCGCTGGTTAGCAAGGAAGATCTCCGCCGCGGCTATCCAAACGGCTTTCTCGCAGGGGAAAACTATGATGATGTAGTGAGGATGCACTCTTCCAGCGGCACAACCGGCATACCGACTGTCATTTACTGGAACCGCGAGGACCTCGAGGCGGCGACCGACCTTGTCGCCAGATGCCTGACCGCTGCCGGCTGCACCCGCAGTGATATATTTCAGAACATGATGAGCTACGGCCTGTTTACCGGCGGCCTGGGGCTGCATTACGGCGCCGAGCGGCTTGGTATGATGGTGATACCCATAGGCGGGGGAAACACCATCCGCCAGATAAACACGATGCGGGATTTCGGCACGACTACACTGCATATTACTCCAAGCTATCTGATGCATCTTGCCACGGCTATTAAGGAACACGGCATCGCACTCGAGACACTCTCACTTAAACGCGCGATAGTAGGTGCTGAGCCGCATACCGAAGAAACACGCCGCAAACTCGAGGAAATATTCAACATTGACTGTTACAACTGCTACGGTTTGAGTGAGATGAACGGTCCCGGGCTGGCGTTTGAATGCGTCTATAAAAACGGCCTTCATATCTGGGAGGATTCCTATATCCTGGAAATCATCGATCCGGCCACCGGCGAGCTGCTTCCCGACGGCGAAACCGGCGAGGTTGTCGTTACCTGTCTCAACCGGCGGGCGATGCCGCTGATGCGGTACCGTACCAGAGACCTGGCGCACGTCTATACGGACATGTGCCAGTGCGGCAGGACACACAGGCGGCTTTCGCGTATCAAGGGCCGTACTGATGACATGCTCATTATCAACGGTGTCAACGTTTTCCCCTCACAGATTGAAGAGGTTATAATGAAGATACCCGAGGTCGGCACCAACTATATGATACACCTGACAAAGTCTGGTGCAATTGACCGGCTTACGGTGAAGGTGGAGATATACTCCAAGATGTTCAGCGGAGACCCTGTCGAGCTGGATATCCTCAAAGACAAGATATCAGAGGAGCTTCGGGCTTCGATTTATATACACCCCCGCGTGCAGCTGCATGAGCCGGGTATCCTGCCGACATTCGAGGGCAAGGGCAAAAGGGTTGTTGACGAACGCGGTGAATTTTAA
- a CDS encoding ACT domain-containing protein: protein MQIKQISVFLENREGRLADVCELLGENNINIRALTIAETEAFGVLRTVVDKPNEAVRLITQKGFTANLTDVVAIEVDDRPGGLAAVLRSFVDADINVEYMYGFIEKSADKALMVFRFDDPKKAIELLKSHDFVVVSNSDIQSL, encoded by the coding sequence ATGCAAATAAAACAAATTTCAGTATTTCTTGAAAACCGTGAGGGGCGTCTTGCCGATGTGTGCGAACTGCTTGGTGAGAACAATATCAATATCCGGGCGCTTACAATCGCTGAAACCGAGGCTTTCGGCGTCTTGCGCACCGTGGTGGATAAGCCCAACGAGGCGGTAAGGCTTATTACGCAGAAAGGCTTTACCGCAAACCTGACTGATGTTGTCGCGATCGAGGTAGATGACAGGCCCGGCGGGCTTGCCGCTGTTCTGCGGTCATTCGTCGATGCGGATATCAACGTGGAATACATGTACGGCTTTATAGAGAAATCAGCGGACAAGGCCTTGATGGTTTTCCGTTTCGATGATCCTAAAAAAGCAATAGAGCTTTTAAAGTCTCACGATTTTGTGGTTGTCAGCAATTCAGATATTCAGTCCCTTTAG
- a CDS encoding phenylacetate--CoA ligase family protein, which translates to MIWNPDIECMSRDELSQLQGKRLRELAVYVYENNRIYKDRFDQIGIKPQDINSIEDITSLPFTTKMDMRDSYPFGLFSKPVKEISEIHVSSGTTGNPTVVGYTKEDVQLWSTVMARSLCCAGAEPGDILQVAYGYGLFTGGLGLHYGGLEMGLVVIPASSGNTRRQIKLMQDFKPRILACTPSYALYITEEMKSMGLDPRQSEWEIGLFGAEPWSDSMRNEIEESLGILATDIYGLSEIIGPGVCQECHLKNGLHMYSDVFYPEIIDPDTGKPVAPGEDGELVITTLTKRGIPLLRYRTRDIVSINYDACQCGRTSPRISKIKGRTDDMIIIRGINVFPSQIEDVLLSIDGTHPHYQLVIERSEHGLDTVEIQVEVEPEIFSDEIKKLRAFEQKVKAHIDSVLSIGSKVRLVEPGTVARSEGKAKRVIDKRNLN; encoded by the coding sequence ATGATATGGAATCCTGACATTGAGTGTATGAGCAGGGATGAACTTTCCCAACTGCAGGGCAAGCGGCTAAGAGAGCTTGCGGTATATGTTTATGAGAATAACCGGATTTACAAAGACCGTTTTGACCAGATCGGTATAAAGCCGCAGGACATAAACAGCATAGAAGATATAACTTCTTTGCCTTTCACGACTAAGATGGATATGCGGGACAGTTATCCGTTTGGCTTATTCTCGAAGCCGGTTAAGGAAATTTCCGAAATTCACGTCTCAAGCGGCACCACCGGCAATCCAACCGTTGTCGGCTACACTAAAGAGGATGTCCAGCTTTGGTCAACGGTTATGGCCAGATCCCTCTGCTGCGCGGGCGCTGAGCCGGGTGATATCCTCCAGGTGGCTTACGGATACGGCCTTTTCACCGGCGGACTGGGGCTTCATTACGGCGGCCTTGAGATGGGGCTGGTAGTTATCCCCGCCTCCAGCGGCAACACGCGGCGGCAGATAAAGCTGATGCAGGATTTTAAGCCGCGAATTCTGGCATGTACCCCGAGCTACGCCCTGTACATCACCGAAGAGATGAAATCGATGGGCCTTGATCCCCGTCAGAGCGAGTGGGAAATCGGCCTTTTCGGTGCTGAGCCGTGGAGCGATTCGATGCGTAATGAAATCGAGGAATCACTGGGAATACTCGCCACAGATATTTACGGCCTTAGTGAGATAATCGGCCCGGGAGTGTGCCAGGAATGCCACCTCAAAAACGGGCTTCATATGTACAGCGACGTGTTCTACCCCGAGATAATCGACCCCGACACGGGCAAACCGGTTGCACCGGGCGAAGACGGCGAGCTGGTTATCACCACCCTGACCAAACGCGGAATCCCGCTTCTTCGGTATCGTACACGTGATATTGTCAGCATCAATTACGATGCTTGCCAGTGCGGCAGGACCAGCCCGAGAATCAGCAAGATCAAGGGCCGCACCGATGATATGATAATTATACGCGGCATCAATGTCTTCCCGTCTCAGATAGAAGACGTATTGCTGAGTATAGACGGTACACATCCGCATTATCAGCTTGTGATTGAACGCAGCGAACACGGTCTGGACACTGTAGAGATACAGGTAGAGGTTGAGCCGGAAATCTTCTCCGATGAGATCAAGAAACTAAGGGCGTTTGAGCAAAAGGTAAAGGCTCACATCGACTCTGTGCTTTCTATCGGCTCTAAGGTAAGGCTTGTTGAGCCTGGAACCGTCGCCAGGAGCGAAGGAAAGGCCAAACGGGTTATTGATAAGAGAAATCTAAATTAA